The following are encoded together in the Brassica napus cultivar Da-Ae chromosome A9, Da-Ae, whole genome shotgun sequence genome:
- the LOC106450848 gene encoding probable copper-transporting ATPase HMA5, translated as MATKLLSLTCIRKERFSGRYPVLWKNLNRPRGGGGGDGSPSETAVLKIDDEEAIASAVFRVIGMTCSACAGSIEKEIKRLPGIHEAVIDALNNRAQIQFYPSSVNVETIRETIEDAGFEASLIENEANERSRQVCRIRINGMTCTSCSSTIESVLQSLHGVQRAHVALAIEEAEVHYDPTLLSCDKLLEEIDNAGFEAVLISTGEDVSKIDLKIDGEFTDESMMMIEKSLEALPGVQSVEISHGSDKISVLYKPDVTGPRNFIRVIESTVFGHSGHIKATVFSEGGVGRESQKQEEIKQYYKSFLWSLVFTVPVFLTAMVFMYIPGIKHLLMYKVVNMLTVGEITRWLLATPVQFIIGWRFYVGSYKALRRGSANMDVLIALGTNAAYFYSLYTVLRAATSPDFKGVDFFETSAMLISFIILGKYLEIMAKGKTSQAIAKLMNLAPDTAILLAVDEEGNVTGEEEIDGRLIQKNDVIKIVPGAKVASDGYVIWGQSHVNESMITGEARPVAKRKGDTVIGGTLNENGVLHVKVTRVGSESALAQIVRLVESAQLAKAPVQKLADRISKFFVPLVIFLSFSTWLAWFLAGKLHWYPEAWIPSSMDSFELALQFGISVMVIACPCALGLATPTAVMVGTGVGASQGVLIKGGQALERAHKVSCIVFDKTGTLTMGKPVVVKTKLLKNMVLREFYELVAATEVNSEHPLAKAIVEYAKKFRDEEENPAWPEARDFVSITGNGVRATVNGREIMVGNKNLMSSHKITITADAEELLAEAEEMAQTGILVSIDNELTGVLAVSDPVKPSAREAISILKSMNIKSIMVTGDNWGTANSIAREVGIDSVIAEAKPEQKAEKVKELQAAGHVVAMVGDGVNDSPALVAADVGMAIGAGTDIAIEAADIVLMKSNLEDVITAIDLSRKTFSRIRLNYVWALGYNLMGIPIAAGVLFPSTRFRLPPWIAGAAMAASSVSVVCCSLLLKNYKRPKRLDSLAIREVQVERV; from the exons ATGGCGACGAAGCTTTTGTCTCTCACATGCATTCGCAAAGAGAGATTCAGCGGGCGTTACCCTGTGTTATGGAAAAATCTAAACAGGCCAcgtggcggcggcggcggcgatgGATCACCGTCGGAGACGGCGGTGCTTAAGATCGACGACGAGGAGGCGATTGCCAGTGCGGTTTTCCGCGTTATCGGGATGACGTGCTCCGCGTGCGCTGGATCTATCGAGAAAGAGATCAAGCGTCTCCCCGGGATTCACGAAGCGGTCATCGACGCCTTGAACAACCGGGCTCAAATCCAGTTCTACCCTAGCTCTGTCAAT GTGGAGACAATTCGTGAGACTATTGAAGATGCTGGATTTGAAGCATCACTGATAGAGAATGAGGCGAATGAGAGGTCCAGACAAGTATGCAGGATAAGAATTAACGGTATGACTTGTACCTCATGTTCTTCAACCATTGAAAGCGTACTGCAATCACTTCATGGTGTACAAAGAGCTCATGTTGCCTTAGCAATTGAAGAAGCTGAAGTTCATTATGATCCCACGCTCCTCAGCTGTGATAAACTACTGGAAGAAATAGATAATGCGGGATTTGAAGCGGTTCTTATAAGCACAGGCGAGGATGTGAGCAAGATCGATTTGAAGATCGATGGCGAGTTCACCGATGAATCAATGATGATGATTGAAAAATCGCTTGAAGCACTCCCCGGGGTTCAGAGCGTTGAGATCAGCCATGGAAGTGATAAGATATCTGTCTTGTACAAACCCGATGTGACGGGGCCAAGGAACTTCATTCGTGTGATAGAGTCTACTGTCTTTGGTCATAGTGGTCACATCAAGGCAACAGTATTCTCCGAGGGAGGGGTGGGCAGAGAGTCTCAAAAGCAAGAGGAGATCAAGCAGTACTATAAGTCGTTTCTGTGGAGTTTGGTGTTTACGGTACCAGTGTTTTTGACAGCCATGGTCTTTATGTATATCCCTGGAATTAAACATCTGCTGATGTATAAGGTCGTCAATATGCTCACCGTTGGAGAGATCACAAGGTGGCTTTTGGCTACTCCTGTCCAGTTTATCATCGGCTGGAGATTCTATGTTGGCTCTTACAAGGCTTTACGCCGAGGATCGGCTAACATGGATGTTCTGATTGCTCTGGGAACAAATGCAGCTTACTTTTATTCGTTATACACAGTGTTGAGAGCTGCAACGTCTCCTGATTTCAAGGGGGTAGATTTCTTTGAGACCAGTGCCATGCTCATTTCGTTTATCATACTAGGAAAGTATCTGGAGATTATGGCAAAAGGCAAAACATCTCAAGCGATCGCGAAGCTTATGAACTTGGCACCAGACACTGCGATATTGTTGGCTGTGGACGAGGAAGGGAATGTGACTGGTGAAGAGGAGATTGATGGTCGACTGATACAGAAGAATGACGTGATCAAGATCGTTCCTGGTGCTAAAGTAGCTTCGGATGGTTATGTTATTTGGGGACAAAGTCATGTGAATGAAAGTATGATAACTGGAGAGGCAAGGCCAGTGGCAAAGAGAAAGGGTGATACTGTTATAGGAGGCACTTTGAACGAGAACGGTGTTCTGCATGTTAAGGTTACAAGAGTCGGTTCAGAGAGTGCTCTTGCACAGATTGTTCGTCTCGTTGAGTCTGCACAATTGGCCAAAGCTCCAGTTCAGAAGTTGGCTGATCGGATTTCCAAGTTCTTTGTTCCTTTG GTAATATTCCTCTCGTTCTCAACTTGGCTTGCCTGGTTCTTAGCTGGGAAACTGCATTGGTACCCTGAAGCATGGATACCTTCCTCAATGGATAGCTTTGAGCTAGCTCTTCAGTTCGGAATCTCTGTCATGGTCATAGCTTGTCCATGTGCTCTTGGGCTGGCTACTCCAACCGCTGTTATGGTTGGCACTGGGGTTGGTGCATCTCAAGGTGTGCTGATCAAGGGTGGTCAAGCTCTAGAAAGAGCACACAAG GTAAGTTGCATTGTCTTTGACAAGACCGGAACTCTCACGATGGGAAAACCCGTGGTTGTTAAAACTAAACTCCTGAAGAACATGGTGCTTCGAGAATTCTATGAACTTGTGGCTGCAACTGAG GTAAACAGTGAGCATCCGTTAGCAAAGGCTATTGTTGAGTATGCCAAAAAATTcagagatgaagaagagaacCCTGCGTGGCCTGAAGCCCGTGATTTTGTGTCTATCACTGGAAACGGAGTGAGAGCAACCGTTAATGGAAGAGAGATTATGGTGGGAAACAAGAACCTCATGTCTAGTCATAAAATTACTATTACAGCTGATGCTGAGGAGTTGctagcagaagctgaagagatgGCTCAGACAGGAATTTTAGTGTCTATAGACAATGAGTTAACTGGAGTTCTGGCTGTTTCGGATCCTGTAAAGCCGAGTGCTCGAGAAGCCATCTCCATTTTAAAATCCATGAATATCAAAAGCATCATGGTAACTGGTGACAACTGGGGAACTGCTAATTCGATTGCTAGAGAAGTTGGTATTGACTCTGTTATAGCAGAAGCGAAACCCGAGCAGAAAGCAGAGAAAGTCAAGGAACTACAG GCTGCGGGTCATGTTGTGGCGATGGTTGGAGATGGAGTCAATGACTCACCTGCTCTCGTGGCAGCGGATGTAGGAATGGCCATTGGTGCAGGAACCGACATTGCAATAGAAGCAGCTGATATTGTCCTGATGAAAAGCAACTTGGAAGATGTGATCACAGCCATTGATCTTTCGAGGAAAACGTTCTCAAGGATCCGTCTCAACTACGTATGGGCTCTCGGGTATAACCTTATGGGCATACCGATCGCTGCGGGGGTGCTTTTCCCGTCTACTCGGTTCAGGTTGCCTCCGTGGATTGCAGGTGCTGCAATGGCTGCTTCTTCTGTTAGTGTTGTGTGTTGCTCTCTCTTGTTGAAGAACTACAAGCGGCCTAAGAGGCTTGATAGTCTGGCGATCCGTGAGGTTCAAGTGGAGCGGGTTTAG